In Gossypium hirsutum isolate 1008001.06 chromosome A10, Gossypium_hirsutum_v2.1, whole genome shotgun sequence, the DNA window ATGGTTATTGGTGATGGCATCCTAACCCCATCAATGTCTGGTATTCTCTCTATTTGGATGACTTGAACtaaatttcctttattttttttacaggAGGATGAATCTGGGAGTTAGATATATTTTACAGTGCATTTGATGTTTTTTTGCAAataaattgtgtgaaattttatATGAATGTTACATGCTGATCAATGTACTTATAACAAAAAGTTGCATTTGTTGCTTTATCTGCTAACTACTGTCTACTCCTTTTTGATCTACTCTTGCATTTACTAATGATATGCATTTCTTATACAGTTCTTTCTGCAGTTAATGGCATCAGAATTAAAGCTCCTTCTCTTCATGAGAGTAAGTCAAATTAGCATTTTCCGTCTCCTTATAGTGTACAATTCCTTTACTTTTGATTCAGAGTCACTCAAGTTGTTCCTAATTGCACATCCACACACACTGATATCTACAAGCTAAGCCTGCCAGCCTTTTTGCAGTTACTAGTTGGAAATTTGCACGAATGCTTATTTACAAATTACATTCAAACAAGGGTTTCCATAACTCCCTTTTAAATGGAGAGATAATTTCCTTAATTTAGCTTCTCTCATGTAGACTATACTGTGTTTATTGCTGGTGTGATTTTGGTGGGGCTGTTCGCACTTCAGCATTTTGGGACTCGTAGTGTTGGATTTCTTTTTGCTCCGATTTTGTTAGCATGGCTCTTTTGCATTAGTGTTATTGGAGTTTACAACACAATATACTGGAACCCACATGTAGTAAGTGCTCTGTCAccatattatgtatataattttttcaaaaaggcTGGAAAAGATGGATGGAGTTCTCTTGGAGGCATAGTTCTTTGCATCACAGGTTTGTCAGTTGCCCCTCTTGCTAAACATGTTTCTTTAAGTTAAATATTGGTTATAATAATGAATTTCCTTGTTTCAATTTATATCAGGTGCTGAGGCCATGTTTGCTGATCTTGGTCATTTTTCCCAACTTTCAATCCGGGTAAGTTCTTACTTGTGCTTGTATTTGAATAAATTGGAAAAGAATGAGAAACATCAATCCTATCTACTTTGCTTGTCTTAATATTGTAAAAGTCTTTGTGAATATTCTTTTATCTCTCTGTTTCCTATCTTTGTTTGTTGGGTGGTTTGTATAGACTGTTTTGCCTATTTCTTACTTCAAAGCATGACCATTAATTATATgccttttttatttgtattaatatATGTTTCTAATGAACAGATTGCATTTACTGTTATTGTATACCCTTGCTTGGTTTTGGCATACATGGGTGAGGCTGCCTATCTCTCCAAGCACAAAGAGGACCTTCAGAAAAGCTTCTATAAAGCTATCCCTGGTAAATCCAATTAAGAAGTCTTGTAATATTTCATTCGAGAGTGCTTCATGCTATTTCTCTGCTTTGTTTGGTCGCAAGTCACATGTAAACCTTATATATTAATGATACCTGTTCTAGGCTGGCCTACTTCCGAGcggaaaaaaaaaagttgggactacttaaatttttaaatatgtgcTTCaatcaaattacacaattttCTTAATGATGCTATTGCTTGttatttattttgctggaatagaTGAATGTTAATGCTACCCATAAGGCTGAAAATAAGAGGtactttttctattattatcacATATTACATGGGGTTTGGAGCATAATCTCATATCAAATTTCCTCCTTTCACTTTGCAGAGGTTGTATTCTGGCCAGTTTTTATCATTGCAACACTTGCAACGATGGTTGGGAGTCAAGCAATTATTTCCGGTACTTTCTCAGTAATCAGCCAGTGTAGGGCTTTGAAGTGCTTCCCACGTGTCAAGGTGGTACACACATCAAACCACATACACGGGCAGATCTACATACCAGAGGTGAACTGGATCTTGATGGTTTTATGCCTTGCTGTTCTGGTTGGGTATAGGGATACGGACACGATAGGCAATGCATATGGTACAATCTTGGGTGCTCTATCTCTTATACCTCTCTTCTCCCTGCAGCTTACTCACATTCAATTTTGACTCATTATTCTTGTTTAGGTCTTGCGGTTATCACTGTAATGTTGGTTACCACCTGCTTGATGTTTCTGGTTATAGTTATGGTGTGGAAGAGGAATATTTTAGGAGCTCTAGCATTTGTCATAGTTTTCGGATCTGTGGAGTTGTTTTACTGCTCTGCATGCCTTGCAAAAGTTCATAAAGGGGGTTGGTTCCCTCTGGTTTTGTCACTAATATTACTGTCTACGATGTGCATATGGCACTACGGTACTCTAAAGAAACAAGCTTATGAGTTGAACAACAGGGTCTGCTTGGACATGCTTCTAAGCATGGGCACAAACCTGGGGATAAATCGAGTTCCCGGGATAGGGTTAATCTACTCAAATGTGGCCACAGGAGTCCCCCCAATGTTTGCCCATTTTGTCACCAACTTTCCTGCCTTTCATCGTATCCTTGTATTTGTTACGGTACAATCTCTTACAGTTCCAAAAGTTCCTGCCAACCAGCGGTTTGTTATCAGTCGGATTGGCCCAACAGAGTTCCGTCTCTTTCAATGTGTTGTTAGATACGGCTACAAGGATCAAAGGAATGATACTCATGATTTTGAGAATCATCTGATTGAAACTGTAGCAGAGTTTTTACGGAATGGCAACAATGATGGTGAAGCCTTCAGATGGGAAACCACAAATCAGCAGCAATCAAGTCCGTCAGACGATGTTACTGCTTCAAGTTTTGAGAATGTAGTTAGTAGTGAATCAAGTAAGAAAACAGTGAGATTTCGTGGTGTGGGATGTAGCAAGGAATTGGAAGATCTGAGAGAGGCCAGGGAATCTGGTCTGGCATATATGATGGGTAGCACTTGTGTTTTGGCATGCGATACATCTTCGTATTTGAAGAAGTTTGCCATAAACATCGTTTACGGGTTCTTGAGACAGAACTGTAGGCACCCTGCAATAGCCCTTGGGGTTCCACACACCTCTCTGATCGAAGTTGGAATGGTTTATCGAGTGTAAATTGCAACGCAATTTTAAAGAAGGCTATATGGTTTCTATAGAGGTTGATAATTCATTGAGAATGATCTGCTGGGCACAAATGCAAGCTGCAAATAACTTATTCAAGCTAACTGCCTGAGATTTAACACTGTTTGTAATTAAGGCATGTAATTCTAGAATTTCTtcacagttttttttttaatagatttagCCTCTTAGGAATGAATACACAAACATGTAATTCTATCTAACTGTGATTCTACCTAGTTAATGAGTTAGAAAAAGGAAAGCGAGCTTGCTCGGCCCATCTTTAATGTAACATCTTTTCGTTTGTTTAATCAAAGTTTTTGCGGTACAAAGAATTTGTAACATAAGCAACTTGAACTAGTATAGATTTATTTATAGCTTCTATAAATCTTATTGATTTTACATGTCAACCAATATACACCAACCAACACGACATGTCTTAAAAAAATTCACACAGGTAtacaaacaaagaaaacaaagagaatcaattttttcaaaagaacccagatataaaatcCAATCTTGGAACTTGGGTGTGTGTAACTTCAATTCTGAAATGACTTGATTAAACATTGGCTAAGTTGTTGGGCTTGGTGTGTGGAGGAGATGGGAAAGAGGTGGTTGCTGCCACGGGCGGCGGGGGCTTGGTATGTGGAGGAGATGGGAAAAAGGTGGTTGGTGCACCGGGCGGCGGAGCTGGAACACCATAAACCTGAGGGTTGGTGCGGAAATCTTGTCTACCTTTGGCTCTTCCAAAGAAGAAACATCCGGTACCAAGTAATATGCAGAAGATGATTAGAGGCAGAGAGATGACTACAACCATACCCATCTTCACTTCAAAACTCTTGCCGAATTTCTGTCTGCAAAAATTCTTTGTTTGTTGTCTTTGTCTGAAAGAGGATTTTGGGAGACAATATTTATAGAGGTTTTTGGCTTCTTAAATAAAAAGGAGGGCCAAAGGCAGAGTGGGTGGGGACTTAATAATGTTCTTTTGCCAACGGTCGTCTGCACAGCTAAACGTTCAATCCTGCAACGGCTAATTTTTGGTGGCTTGGCTGGCAGTGTTTCCAGCAGAAAAGTGAATTAATAATTAACGTATTAAAACTGTAAAAGTAAAAGCAGCAGACAAAGTGGTGGACATGCCGGAGTGGTTATCGGGCATGACTAGAAATCATGTGGGCTCTGCCCGCGCAGGTTCGAATCCTGCCGTTCACgaatgatatttctttttattgcTTTGCTGTTGCCTTTGGCTGCAACTGCAACCATTATCTTTGTGACCGAGGATAACGGCCTAGTGCTTGAGCAGCCATTGTTCAGACAAAGTGGTGGACGTGCCGGAGTGGTTATCGGGCATGACAAGAAATCATGTGGGCTCTGCCCGCGCAGGTTTGAATCCTGCCGTTC includes these proteins:
- the LOC107897489 gene encoding probable potassium transporter 13, whose product is MDPEAGSVTRESRLKFYKATLCLAYQSFGVVYGDLSSSPLYVYKSTFSGSLRLHEEDDEILGVLSLVFWTLTLIPLCKYIIFVLGADDNGEGGTFALYSLLCRRAKLGLLSASDASDDDISAYNSGLPRKETVASSILKEFFDKYHSSRIVLLLLVLLGTSMVIGDGILTPSMSVLSAVNGIRIKAPSLHENYTVFIAGVILVGLFALQHFGTRSVGFLFAPILLAWLFCISVIGVYNTIYWNPHVVSALSPYYVYNFFKKAGKDGWSSLGGIVLCITGAEAMFADLGHFSQLSIRIAFTVIVYPCLVLAYMGEAAYLSKHKEDLQKSFYKAIPEVVFWPVFIIATLATMVGSQAIISGTFSVISQCRALKCFPRVKVVHTSNHIHGQIYIPEVNWILMVLCLAVLVGYRDTDTIGNAYGLAVITVMLVTTCLMFLVIVMVWKRNILGALAFVIVFGSVELFYCSACLAKVHKGGWFPLVLSLILLSTMCIWHYGTLKKQAYELNNRVCLDMLLSMGTNLGINRVPGIGLIYSNVATGVPPMFAHFVTNFPAFHRILVFVTVQSLTVPKVPANQRFVISRIGPTEFRLFQCVVRYGYKDQRNDTHDFENHLIETVAEFLRNGNNDGEAFRWETTNQQQSSPSDDVTASSFENVVSSESSKKTVRFRGVGCSKELEDLREARESGLAYMMGSTCVLACDTSSYLKKFAINIVYGFLRQNCRHPAIALGVPHTSLIEVGMVYRV